The following proteins are encoded in a genomic region of Bubalus kerabau isolate K-KA32 ecotype Philippines breed swamp buffalo chromosome 13, PCC_UOA_SB_1v2, whole genome shotgun sequence:
- the NUDT5 gene encoding ADP-sugar pyrophosphatase isoform X2, translating into MEQETAGSSRNTEQSIISEELIAEGKWVKLEKTTYRDPTGKTRTWETVKRTTRKGQSADGVAIIPVLQRTLHYECIILVKQFRPPMGGYCLEFPAGLIDDNESPEAAALRELEEETGYKGDVAECSPAVCMDPGLSNCTAHIVTVTINGDDAENVRPKPKPEFVEVISLPKNDLLNRLEALIAEEHLMVDARVYSYALALKHANTKPFEVPFLKF; encoded by the exons ATGGAACAAGAAACAGCAGGTTCTTCTCGAAATACCGAACAGTCTATTATCTCAGAGGAG TTGATTGCAGAAGGAAAATGGGTCAAACTTGAAAAAACAACTTACAGAGATCCTACTGGTAAAACAAG AACATGGGAGACCGTGAAGCGGACAACCAGGAAAGGCCAGTCGGCTGACG GTGTGGCAATCATCCCTGTGTTGCAGAGAACCCTTCACTACGAATGCATCATTCTGGTGAAGCAGTTCCGACCCCCAATGGGGGGCTACTGCCTAGAATTCCCCGCGG GTCTCATTGATGACAACGAAAGCCCGGAAGCAGCTGCTCTTCGAGAGCTCGAGGAGGAAACCGGCTACAAGGGCGACGTTGCTGAATGCTCTCCAG CTGTATGCATGGATCCAGGCTTGTCAAACTGTACCGCACACATCGTGACCGTCACTATCAATGGAGATGACGCTGAAAATGTAAGGCCTAAGCCAAAGCCAG AATTTGTGGAAGTAATTTCCTTACCAAAGAATGACCTGCTGAATAGACTTGAGG CTCTGATAGCTGAAGAACATCTGATGGTGGACGCCAGAGTCTATTCCTACGCTCTGGCATTGAAACACGCAAACACGAAGCCGTTTGAGGTGCCCTTCCTGAAGTTTTAA
- the NUDT5 gene encoding ADP-sugar pyrophosphatase isoform X1 translates to MEQETAGSSRNTEQSIISEELIAEGKWVKLEKTTYRDPTGKTRTWETVKRTTRKGQSADGVAIIPVLQRTLHYECIILVKQFRPPMGGYCLEFPAGLIDDNESPEAAALRELEEETGYKGDVAECSPAVCMDPGLSNCTAHIVTVTINGDDAENVRPKPKPEFVEVISLPKNDLLNRLEASPPRGTRVSLTVERTRESSSLGGLERQNPAVSHPRGDGWICELKSFAVFTLKSSPGFCALLSSFSCSNFSLFLSHAGDIILLLHPAFFS, encoded by the exons ATGGAACAAGAAACAGCAGGTTCTTCTCGAAATACCGAACAGTCTATTATCTCAGAGGAG TTGATTGCAGAAGGAAAATGGGTCAAACTTGAAAAAACAACTTACAGAGATCCTACTGGTAAAACAAG AACATGGGAGACCGTGAAGCGGACAACCAGGAAAGGCCAGTCGGCTGACG GTGTGGCAATCATCCCTGTGTTGCAGAGAACCCTTCACTACGAATGCATCATTCTGGTGAAGCAGTTCCGACCCCCAATGGGGGGCTACTGCCTAGAATTCCCCGCGG GTCTCATTGATGACAACGAAAGCCCGGAAGCAGCTGCTCTTCGAGAGCTCGAGGAGGAAACCGGCTACAAGGGCGACGTTGCTGAATGCTCTCCAG CTGTATGCATGGATCCAGGCTTGTCAAACTGTACCGCACACATCGTGACCGTCACTATCAATGGAGATGACGCTGAAAATGTAAGGCCTAAGCCAAAGCCAG AATTTGTGGAAGTAATTTCCTTACCAAAGAATGACCTGCTGAATAGACTTGAGG CTTCACCTCCACGTGGAACACGTGTGTCCCTGACAGTGGAGAGAACGCGTGAGTCATCATCGCTGGGTGGTTTAGAGCGGCAGAACCCTGCAGTGAGCCATCCACGAGGTGATGGATGGATCTGTGAACTTAAAAGCTTCGCTGTTTTCACATTAAAATCATCACCTGGCTTTTGTgctcttctgtcttctttttcttgttccaACTTTTCCTTGTTCTTGTCTCATGCTGGAGACATAATCCTGCTCTTACATCCTGCATTCTTCAGCTAG
- the NUDT5 gene encoding ADP-sugar pyrophosphatase isoform X3 produces the protein MGGYCLEFPAGLIDDNESPEAAALRELEEETGYKGDVAECSPAVCMDPGLSNCTAHIVTVTINGDDAENVRPKPKPEFVEVISLPKNDLLNRLEASPPRGTRVSLTVERTRESSSLGGLERQNPAVSHPRGDGWICELKSFAVFTLKSSPGFCALLSSFSCSNFSLFLSHAGDIILLLHPAFFS, from the exons ATGGGGGGCTACTGCCTAGAATTCCCCGCGG GTCTCATTGATGACAACGAAAGCCCGGAAGCAGCTGCTCTTCGAGAGCTCGAGGAGGAAACCGGCTACAAGGGCGACGTTGCTGAATGCTCTCCAG CTGTATGCATGGATCCAGGCTTGTCAAACTGTACCGCACACATCGTGACCGTCACTATCAATGGAGATGACGCTGAAAATGTAAGGCCTAAGCCAAAGCCAG AATTTGTGGAAGTAATTTCCTTACCAAAGAATGACCTGCTGAATAGACTTGAGG CTTCACCTCCACGTGGAACACGTGTGTCCCTGACAGTGGAGAGAACGCGTGAGTCATCATCGCTGGGTGGTTTAGAGCGGCAGAACCCTGCAGTGAGCCATCCACGAGGTGATGGATGGATCTGTGAACTTAAAAGCTTCGCTGTTTTCACATTAAAATCATCACCTGGCTTTTGTgctcttctgtcttctttttcttgttccaACTTTTCCTTGTTCTTGTCTCATGCTGGAGACATAATCCTGCTCTTACATCCTGCATTCTTCAGCTAG
- the NUDT5 gene encoding ADP-sugar pyrophosphatase isoform X4 yields the protein MEQETAGSSRNTEQSIISEELIAEGKWVKLEKTTYRDPTGKTRTWETVKRTTRKGQSADGVAIIPVLQRTLHYECIILVKQFRPPMGGYCLEFPAGLIDDNESPEAAALRELEEETGYKGDVAECSPAVCMDPGLSNCTAHIVTVTINGDDAENVRPKPKPGDGGTLSHPGG from the exons ATGGAACAAGAAACAGCAGGTTCTTCTCGAAATACCGAACAGTCTATTATCTCAGAGGAG TTGATTGCAGAAGGAAAATGGGTCAAACTTGAAAAAACAACTTACAGAGATCCTACTGGTAAAACAAG AACATGGGAGACCGTGAAGCGGACAACCAGGAAAGGCCAGTCGGCTGACG GTGTGGCAATCATCCCTGTGTTGCAGAGAACCCTTCACTACGAATGCATCATTCTGGTGAAGCAGTTCCGACCCCCAATGGGGGGCTACTGCCTAGAATTCCCCGCGG GTCTCATTGATGACAACGAAAGCCCGGAAGCAGCTGCTCTTCGAGAGCTCGAGGAGGAAACCGGCTACAAGGGCGACGTTGCTGAATGCTCTCCAG CTGTATGCATGGATCCAGGCTTGTCAAACTGTACCGCACACATCGTGACCGTCACTATCAATGGAGATGACGCTGAAAATGTAAGGCCTAAGCCAAAGCCAG GGGATGGAGGTACGTTGTCCCACCCCGGGGGCTGA